One window of the Vigna radiata var. radiata cultivar VC1973A chromosome 1, Vradiata_ver6, whole genome shotgun sequence genome contains the following:
- the LOC106762671 gene encoding uncharacterized protein LOC106762671 isoform X3 — protein MDSRAVQTQGHKYDQHHRNPHNVGSQGVAHGDEHNQHDHEKKTVMKKVKQKAKKIKDSITKHGHHDHERGHEYHNEDQHIPDDHDLDEEDDEDVDHPVHGAPIYDSAPGRGAARRQVDAIGKSGVNLGGIAVMGGEPHQEPRVVVVSPTTGVNQSGVAEPTMTFIEVEKVVHTKVNLEEQIHLEEDPHAPRRAHAPPNHQTKVKNPTGAGGADIDVTPVEKSFSRMTILYEPNQEPPNLSPTVTETHHSSAGRNSQIAPELSSATNYPSIQSHGQYKPELSGEVKTKYPNSHGQFSPVLSKPTKTHYPEAQSHDQYLPQQSSATKTQYPSSGRSHDQFTPVSSTGHNIHHPSTKFHGQHLPQQSNTTKTQYPSSGGHDQFTPVSSTGPNIQHPSTKIHDQHLPQQFGATKTQYPSSGSHDQFTPVSSTEPNIQHPSTNFHDQHLPQQFSATKTHSPSSGSHDQYTPMSSTRPNIQHPSTKIHDQHLPQQFSATNTHSPSSGSHDQFPPVSSTGPNIQHPSTKIHDQHLPQQLNATKTPYPSSRSHDQFTPVASTEPNMQHSSTRTHDQHLLQQFDETKHRYPSTGRHVQFTPEFSTQPNVQSHYTKTHDQYPSSVNHDQYPSTAIHDRHLPQQSSQGTKNTQYPSSGNHDQFLPEFSTQTRTPQAYNTTDIEESQYGSMEKPSNESSYTDKISSPTASIADTAVTAKNAVASKLGYGHRNETEATRAKMQENISNEEPSTVTLATAAIADKAVAAKNTVASKLGYGADTETTRAKMQENISNEEPSTVTLATAAIADKAVAAKNTVASKLGYGADTETTQTNTSSERPSTISSATSAIADKAVTAKNTVASKLGYGPETTHQEEKQSAISSATSAIADKAVTAKNTVASKLGYGPKTTHREEEKPSTISAATSAIADKAVNAKNTVASKLGYGPETTRREEEKQSTISAATSAIADKAVTAKNTVASKLGYGPETTQREEQKPSAISSATSAIADTAVSAKNTVASKLGYGADTETVQAKHHEEKPSTVSAATSAIANKAASAKNTVASKLGYGANTETTQTKNYQENTSNEQPSTISLATSAVADKAISAKNTVASKLGFGDTTTAHEEKRRDHAAAPTEYGKSVAQSLTENLGPVYGKSGVKSNVSGENASVVVEQDKGVSMRDYLADKLRPTPEDRALSEVISETLHKKEPVEVNEEGNKGVKRVISDAVHKREDDPEGRVDQQIPVWKVTESEEVKRRLGSEDEETERRYQELYVKSPGTGVVDKLMGMVGSLITNPVENESLQDSSTTNYGTEVEHLRQGGTERRLQESSN, from the exons ATGGATTCAAGAGCAGTTCAAACTCAGGGGCACAAGTACGATCAACATCATCGCAATCCTCACAACGTTGGGTCACAAGGAG TGGCACATGGGGATGAACACAACCAGCATGACCATGAGAAGAAGACGGTTATGaagaaagtaaaacaaaagGCCAAGAAAATCAAGGACTCCATCACAAAGCATGGTCATCATGACCATGAACGTGGCCACGAATATCACAATGAAGATCAGCATATCCCTGATGATCATGACTTGGATGAAGAAGATGACGAAGATGTAGACCACCCAGTCCATGGAGCACCGA TTTACGACAGTGCACCTGGTAGAGGTGCAGCACGAAGGCAAGTCGATGCTATTGGGAAAAGTGGAGTTAATTTAGGAGGTATAGCAGTTATGGGAGGAGAACCTCATCAGGAACCAAGAGTAGTGGTTGTTTCTCCAACCACTGGAGTTAATCAAAGCGGAGTCGCTGAGCCAACTATGACATTTATTGAGGTAGAGAAAGTAGTGCATACCAAGGTCAATTTGGAGGAACAAATTCACTTGGAGGAAGATCCTCATGCTCCACGAAGGGCACATGCTCCACCAAATCATCAAACCAAAGTCAAAAATCCAACTGGGGCAG GTGGAGCAGATATTGACGTTACCCCAGTTGAGAAATCGTTCTCCAGGATGACTATTCTTTATGAGCCAAACCAAGAACCACCAAACCTCTCTCCAACTGTTACTGAAACTCACCACTCTTCCGCTGGAAGGAATTCCCAAATTGCACCAGAGCTGTCTAGTGCAACTAATTACCCATCTATTCAGAGCCATGGCCAATACAAGCCAGAACTTTCTGGTGAAGTTAAAACCAAATACCCCAATAGCCACGGTCAGTTTTCACCAGTGTTGTCTAAACCAACCAAAACTCACTACCCTGAAGCCCAAAGCCATGACCAATACTTGCCACAACAATCGAGTGCTACAAAAACTCAATACCCTTCTTCTGGAAGAAGTCATGATCAGTTTACACCGGTGTCATCTACTGGACATAATATTCATCACCCGTCTACCAAATTCCATGGACAACACTTGCCACAACAATCCAATACTACAAAAACTCAATACCCTTCATCTGGAGGCCATGATCAGTTTACACCAGTGTCTTCTACCGGACCTAACATTCAACACCCTTCGACCAAAATCCATGACCAACACTTGCCACAACAATTCGGTGCTACAAAGACTCAATACCCTTCATCTGGAAGCCATGATCAGTTTACACCAGTGTCATCTACTGAACCTAATATTCAGCACCCTTCTACCAATTTCCATGACCAACACTTGCCTCAACAATTCAGTGCTACAAAAACTCATTCCCCTTCATCTGGAAGCCATGATCAGTACACACCAATGTCTTCTACCAGACCTAATATTCAGCACCCTTCGACCAAAATCCATGACCAACACTTGCCTCAACAATTCAGTGCTACAA ATACTCATTCCCCTTCATCTGGAAGCCATGATCAGTTTCCACCAGTGTCTTCTACCGGACCTAATATTCAACACCCTTCTACCAAAATTCATGACCAACACTTGCCTCAACAACTCAACGCTACAAAAACCCCGTACCCTTCATCTAGAAGCCATGATCAGTTTACACCAGTGGCATCTACTGAACCTAATATGCAACACTCTTCTACCAGAACTCACGACCAGCACTTGTTACAACAATTTGATGAAACAAAACATCGGTACCCTTCAACGGGAAGACATGTTCAGTTTACACCAGAATTCTCTACCCAACCTAATGTTCAGTCCCATTACACCAAAACCCATGATCAATACCCCTCATCTGTAAACCATGACCAGTACCCTTCTACCGCGATCCATGACCGACACTTGCCACAGCAATCTAGTCAAGGTACGAAAAATACCCAGTATCCTTCATCTGGAAACCACGATCAATTTCTACCAGAATTTTCAACTCAAACAAGAACCCCACAAGCCTACAACACCACAGATATCGAGGAATCCCAATACGGATCAATGGAGAAACCATCAAATGAGAGCAGTTACACAGATAAAATCTCATCACCAACAGCTTCAATAGCTGATACAGCCGTCACTGCTAAAAATGCTGTAGCTTCAAAGCTTGGATATGGCCACCGAAATGAGACTGAAGCAACTCGAGCAAAGATGCAAGAGAACATAAGCAACGAAGAACCATCCACAGTCACATTAGCTACAGCCGCAATAGCTGATAAAGCCGTCGCTGCCAAAAACACAGTAGCTTCCAAACTCGGATATGGTGCCGACACCGAAACAACTCGAGCAAAGATGCAAGAGAACATAAGCAACGAAGAACCATCAACAGTCACATTAGCTACAGCCGCAATAGCTGATAAAGCCGTCGCTGCCAAAAACACAGTAGCTTCCAAGCTCGGATATGGTGCCGACACCGAAACAACTCAAACAAACACAAGCAGCGAAAGACCATCAACAATCTCTTCAGCAACCTCTGCAATAGCTGATAAAGCTGTCACTGCCAAGAATACTGTTGCTTCAAAGCTTGGATATGGTCCTGAAACAACACACCAAGAAGAAAAGCAATCGGCAATCTCTTCGGCAACCTCTGCAATAGCTGACAAAGCTGTCACTGCCAAAAACACCGTAGCTTCAAAGCTCGGATATGGTCCTAAAACAACTCATCGGGAAGAGGAAAAACCATCGACAATTTCTGCGGCAACCTCTGCAATAGCTGATAAAGCTGTCAATGCCAAAAACACCGTAGCTTCAAAGCTCGGATATGGTCCTGAAACAACTCGTcgggaagaagaaaaacagtCAACAATCTCTGCGGCAACCTCTGCAATAGCTGATAAAGCTGTCACTGCCAAAAACACCGTAGCTTCAAAGCTCGGATATGGTCCTGAAACGACTCAACGGGAAGAACAAAAACCATCCGCAATCTCTTCAGCAACCTCGGCCATAGCTGACACAGCTGTCTCAGCCAAAAACACCGTTGCCTCCAAGCTCGGGTATGGTGCTGACACTGAAACAGTTCAAGCAAAGCATCACGAAGAAAAACCATCAACAGTCTCTGCAGCCACCTCTGCGATAGCTAATAAAGCTGCCTCAGCCAAGAACACAGTAGCTTCAAAGCTCGGATACGGTGCCAACacagaaacaacacaaacaaagaaCTACCAAGAAAATACAAGCAATGAACAGCCATCAACAATTTCTTTAGCAACCTCAGCAGTAGCTGATAAAGCTATCTCAGCCAAAAACACCGTAGCTTCCAAGCTGGGTTTCGGTGACACAACAACAGCAcatgaagagaagagaagagatcATGCTGCTGCACCAACTGAATATGGAAAGAGTGTAGCTCAGTCTCTGACAGAGAACCTAGGTCCAGTTTATGGAAAGAGTGGTGTGAAATCCAATGTTTCAGGTGAAAATGCTAGTGTGGTTGTAGAACAAGACAAGGGTGTTTCTATGAGGGACTATTTGGCGGACAAGCTGAGGCCTACCCCTGAAGACAGGGCTCTCTCTGAAGTGATATCAGAGACTTTGCATAAGAAGGAGCCAGTGGAGGTCAATGAGGAAGGGAACAAGGGAGTGAAAAGAGTGATTTCTGATGCAGTGCATAAGAGAGAGGATGACCCTGAGGGAAGAGTAGACCAACAGATACCAGTATGGAAGGTAACAGAATCAGAGGAAGTGAAAAGAAGGTTAggaagtgaagatgaagaaactGAGAGAAGGTACCAAGAGCTGTATGTGAAGAGTCCAGGGACAGGTGTGGTTGATAAGCTTATGGGAATGGTTGGGTCATTGATTACCAATCCAGTGGAGAACGAATCCTTACAAG ATTCCTCTACTACGAATTATGGGACAGAAGTGGAACATCTTCGCCAAGGTGGAACTGAAAGAAGACTACAGGAGTCATCTAATTGA